One part of the Paramormyrops kingsleyae isolate MSU_618 chromosome 2, PKINGS_0.4, whole genome shotgun sequence genome encodes these proteins:
- the LOC111858699 gene encoding spectrin alpha chain, non-erythrocytic 1 isoform X9 yields MRSCRQSAAFTQDGKQIVLCIERGLCKADQMMDTSGTKVLETADDIQDRRQQVLDRYRRFKELSAQRRQKLEDSYRFQFFRRDADELEKWIQEKLQIASDESYKDPTNLQGKLQKHQAFEAEVQANSGAIVKLDETGNLMITEGHFAFEIIRTRLEELHRLWELLLLRTREKGERLLQAQKLVLYLRECEDALDWISDKEPIATSEELGQDLEHVEVLQKKFEGFQTDLAAHEERVNDVNQLAEKLVQEAHPEAALITRKKEEVNAAWKRLKDLAQQRQTKLFGSSEVQRFNRDVDETISWIREKEQLMASDDFGRDLASVQALLRKHEGLERDLAALEDKVNTLGTEAERLQQSHPQNATQIHLKRDELIANWEQIRTLAAERHAHLNDSYRLQRFTADFRDLTSWVTEMKALINADELANDVAGAEALLDRHQEHKGEIDAHEDSFKGTDEAGQALLNTGHYASEEVKEKLGVLAEEKESLLELWELRRQQYEQCMDLQLFYRDTEQVDNWMSKQEAFLLNEDLGDSLDSVEALLKKHEDFEKSLSAQEEKITALDEFATKLIQNNHYAKEDVATRRDALLSRRNALHERAQSRRAALEDSFHLQQFFRDSDELKSWINEKMKTATDEAYKDPSNLQGKVQKHQAFEAELSANQSRVDALHKSGQELLDARHYALDEVSARMGEVSAMWKRLLEATELKGIKLREANQQQQFNRNVEDIELWLYEVEGHLASDDYGKDLTGVQNLQKKHALLEADVAAHQDRIDGITIQARQFQEAGHFDADTIKRKQEALVARYEALKEPMAARKQKLADSLRLQQLFRDVEDEETWIREKEPIAASTNRGKDLIGVQNLLKKHQALQAEIAGHEPRIKAVSQKGQAMVEEGHFAGDEVKAKLAELSGKWEVLKGKASQRRQDLEDSLQAQQYFADANEAESWMREKEPIVGSPDYGKDEDSAEALLKKHEALMSDLSAYGSSIESLKEQAQACRQQVAPTDDETGKELVLALYDYQEKSPREVTMKKGDVLTLLNSTNKDWWKVEVNDRQGFVPAAYVKKLDPTQSSSRENLLDEQSSIAARQEQIENQYGALLELGEKRKNMLEKSCKKFMVFREASELQQWISEKESALTSEEVASDLEQVEVLQKKFDDFQKDLKANESRLRDINNVASELEAEGLMAEETPVLQAQQQEMLGAAPGKDHPDSKNVSPWKSMRLTVQTVASFNTIKELNERWRSLQKLAEERSNVLGSAHEVQRFHRDADETKEWIEEKNQALNTDNYGHDLASVQALQRKHEGFERDLAALGDKVNSLGETAERLIQSHPEAVDDIQEKCTELNAAWSSLVGRADQRKAKLGSSHDLQRFLSDFRDLMSWINGIRGLVSSDELAKDVTGAEALLERHQEHRTEIDARAGTFQAFEQFGQQLLARGHFASPEIQEKLEALDRERADLEKAWVQRRMMLDQCLELQLFNRDCEQAENWMAAREAFLASDDKGDSLDSVEALIKKHEDFDKAINVQEEKIAALQSFADQLIGADHYSKPEISARRNEVLDRWRRLKAKMIEKRSKLGESQTLQQFSRDVDEIEAWISEKLQTATDESYKDPTNIQSKHQKHQAFEAELHANADRIRGVIDMGNSLIQRGACAGSEDAVKVRLSALDDQWQFLVNKSAEKSQKLKEANKQQNFNTGIKDFDFWLSEVEALLASEDYGKDLASVNNLLKKHQLLEADISAHEDRLKDLNGQADSLMASNAFDTSQVKDKRDAVNGRFGKIKSMAAGRRAKLNESHRLHQFFRDLDDEESWIKEKKLLVSSEDYGRDLTGVQNLRKKHKRLEAELGAHEPAIQSVLDTGKKLSDDNTIGQEEIQQRLAQFVEHWKELKDLAAARGQRLEESLEYQQFVANVEEEEAWINEKLNLVGSEDYGDTLAAVQGLLKKHEAFETDFTVHRDRVSDVCSNGDELISKNNHHVDNISAKMKALRGKVSELERAAAQRKTKLDENSAFLQFNWKADVVESWIGEKENSLKTDDYGRDLSSVQTLLTKQETFDAGLQAFQQEGITNITALKDQLLAAKHVQSRAIEARHAALMKRWNQLLANSADRKKKLLEAQKHFRKVEDLFLTFAKKASAFNSWFENAEEDLTDPVRCNSLEEIRALRDAHEAFRSSLSSAEADFSQLAELDRQIKSYQVMSNPYTWFTMEALEETWRNLQKIIKERELELQKEQRRQEENDKLRQEFAQHANAFHQWLQETRTYLLDGSCMVEESGTLESQLEATKRKHQEIRAMRSQLKKIEDLGAAMEEALILDNKYTEHSTVGLAQQWDQLDQLGMRMQHNLEQQIQARNTTGVTEEALKEFSMMFKHFDKDKSGRLNHQEFKSCLRSLGYDLPMVEEGEPDPEFEAILDTVDPNRDGHVSLQEYMAFMISRETENVKSSEEIESAFRALSAENKPYVTKEELYQNLTKEQADYCISHMKPYMDSKGRELPSAFDFVEFTRSLFVN; encoded by the exons ACCAGATGATGGACACTAGTGGGACCAAGGTGCTGGAGACGGCCGATGACATCCAGGACCGGCGGCAGCAGGTTCTGGACCGGTACCGGCGCTTCAAGGAGCTGTCGGCCCAGCGGCGGCAGAAGTTGGAGGATTCCTACCGTTTCCAGTTCTTCCGACGTGACGCCGACGAGCTGGAGAAGTGGATCCAGGAGAAGCTGCAGATCGCCTCTGATGAGAGCTACAAAGACCCCACCAACTTGCAG GGAAAGCTGCAGAAGCACCAGGCCTTCGAGGCAGAGGTGCAGGCGAACTCTGGAGCCATCGTCAAGCTGGACGAGACGGGCAACCTGATGATCACCGAGGGCCACTTTGCTTTCGAAATCATCCGG ACTCGCCTGGAGGAGCTGCACCGGCTGTGGGAGCTGCTCCTTCTGAGGACCCGGGAGAAGGGCGAGCGGCTTCTCCAGGCCCAGAAGCTGGTGCTGTACCTGCGGGAGTGTGAGGATGCACTGGACTGGATCAGCGACAAG GAGCCCATCGCCACCTCTGAGGAGCTGGGTCAAGACCTGGAGCATGTGGAGGTGCTGCAGAAGAAGTTTGAGGGGTTCCAGACGGACCTGGCGGCCCATGAGGAGCGTGTCAACGACGTGAACCAGCTGGCGGAGAAGTTGGTGCAGGAGGCGCACCCCGAGGCGGCACTGATCACACGGAAGAAGGAGGAGGTCAATGCCGCATGGAAGCGCCTCAAGGACCTGGCCCAGCAGCGGCAGACCAAGCTATTTGGGTCATCTGAGGTGCAGCGGTTCAACAG GGACGTGGACGAGACCATCAGCTGGATCAGGGAGAAGGAGCAGCTGATGGCGTCGGACGACTTTGGCCGCGACCTGGCGAGCGTGCAGGCCCTGCTGCGGAAGCACGAGGGCCTGGAGAGGGACCTGGCCGCCCTGGAGGACAAG GTGAACACCCTGGGTACAGAGGCGGAGCGGCTGCAGCAGAGCCACCCCCAGAACGCTACCCAGATCCATCTGAAGAGGGACGAGCTCATTGCCAACTGGGAGCAGATCCGCACCCTGGCAGCAGAGCGCCACGCCCACCTCAACGACTCCTACAG gctgcagcGCTTCACGGCGGATTTCCGCGACCTGACCAGCTGGGTGACGGAGATGAAAGCCCTGATTAATGCCGATGAGCTAGCCAATGACGTCGCCGGTGCTGAAGCCCTTCTGGACCGACATCAGGAACATAAG GGAGAAATCGATGCCCATGAGGACAGCTTCAAGGGGACGGACGAGGCTGGTCAGGCCCTCCTCAACACCGGGCACTACGCCTCCGAGGAAGTGAAAGAGAAg CTGGGAGTCCTGGCTGAGGAGAAGGAATCCCTCTTGGAGCTGTGGGAGCTGCGCAGGCAGCAGTACGAGCAGTGCATGGACCTGCAGCTCTTCTACAGGGACACCGAGCAGGTGGACAACTGGATGAGCAAGCAGGAG GCCTTCCTCCTGAACGAGGACCTGGGAGACTCGCTGGACAGTGTGGAGGCCCTGCTGAAGAAGCACGAGGACTTCGAGAAGTCGCTTAGCGCACAGGAGGAGAAAATAACT GCCTTGGATGAATTTGCTACCAAGTTGATCCAGAACAACCACTATGCCAAGGAGGACGTGGCCACCCGTAGGGACGCG CTGCTGAGCCGACGTAACGCCCTGCATGAGCGCGCTCAGTCCCGCCGGGCCGCTCTGGAGGACTCATTCCACCTGCAGCAGTTCTTCCGTGACTCGGACGAGCTGAAGAGCTGGATCAATGAGAAGATGAAGACCGCCACAGACGAGGCCTACAAG gACCCCTCAAACCTGCAGGGCAAAGTGCAGAAGCACCAGGCCTTCGAGGCGGAGCTCTCGGCTAATCAGAGCCGCGTGGACGCCCTGCACAAGTCCGGCCAGGAGCTGCTGGATGCCCGGCACTACGCCTTGGACGAGGTGTCGGCCCGCATGGGCGAGGTCAGCGCCATGTGGAAGCGGCTGCTGGAAGCTACCGAGCTGAAAG GCATCAAGCTCCGCGAGGccaaccagcagcagcagttCAACCGCAACGTGGAGGACATCGAGCTGTGGCTGTATGAGGTGGAGGGCCACCTGGCCTCCGACGACTACGGCAAGGACCTGACGGGCGTTCAGAACCTGCAGAAGAAGCACGCCCTGCTGGAAGCCGACGTGGCCGCCCACCAG GACCGCATAGACGGCATCACCATCCAGGCCCGGCAGTTCCAGGAGGCGGGCCACTTCGACGCCGACACCATCAAGCGGAAGCAGGAGGCGCTGGTGGCCCGCTACGAGGCGCTGAAGGAGCCCATGGCCGCACGCAAGCAGAAGCTGGCCGACTCGCTGCGCCTGCAGCAACTCTTCCGCGACGTGGAGGATGAGGAGACCTGGATCCGTGAGAAGGAGCCCATCGCCGCTTCCACCAACAGGG GGAAGGACTTGATTGGTGTGCAGAATCTTCTGAAGAAGCACCAGGCACTGCAGGCCGAGATCGCAGGCCACGAGCCTCGGATCAAGGCCGTCTCTCAGAAGGGCCAGGCCATGGTGGAAGAGG GTCACTTTGCCGGGGACGAGGTGAAGGCCAAGCTGGCGGAGTTGAGCGGGAAGTGGGAGGTGCTGAAGGGGAAGGCATCCCAGCGTCGCCAGGACCTGGAGGACTCACTGCAGGCACAGCAGTACTTTGCCGACGCCAACGAGGCTGAGTCATGGATGCGGGAGAAGGAGCCCATCGTGGGGAGCCCTGACTACGGCAAGGACGAGGACTCTGCCGAG gctctGTTGAAGAAGCACGAGGCCCTGATGTCTGACCTGAGTGCCTACGGTAGCAGCATCGAGTCCCTGAAGGAGCAGGCCCAGGCTTGCAGG CAACAAGTGGCTCCCACGGATGATGAGACGGGCAAGGAGCTGGTGCTGGCCCTCTACGACTACCAGGAGAAGAGCCCCCGCGAGGTCACCATGAAGAAGGGCGACGTCCTCACCCTGCTCAACAGCACCAACAAG GACTGGTGGAAGGTGGAAGTGAACGACCGGCAAGGCTTCGTGCCGGCCGCCTATGTGAAGAAGCTGGACCCCACGCAGTCCTCATCCCGCGAGAATCTCCTGGACGAGCAGAGCAGCATCGCAGCGCGGCAGGAGCAGATCGAGAACCA GTATGGTGCCCTGCTGGAGCTGGGCGAGAAGCGTAAGAACATGCTGGAGAAGAGCTGCAAGAAGTTCATGGTGTTCCGCGAGGCCAGCGAGCTGCAGCAATGGATCAGCGAGAAGGAGAGCGCCCTCACCAGCGAGGAGGTGGCCTCTGACCTGGAGCAGGTGGAGGTGCTGCAGAAGAAGTTTGATGACTTCCAGAAG GACCTGAAGGCCAACGAGTCACGCCTCCGCGACATCAACAACGTGGCATCGGAGCTGGAGGCCGAGGGGCTGATGGCCGAGGAGACGCCCGTCCTGCAGGCGCAG CAACAGGAGATGTTAGGTGCAGCTCCTGGAAAG GATCACCCTGATTCCAAAAATGTCTCCCCATGGAAG TCTATGCGTTTGACTGTACAAACGGTGGCTAGTTTTAACACCATCAAG GAACTGAACGAGCGCTGGAGGTCGCTGCAGAAGTTGGCTGAGGAGAGGAGCAACGTTCTGGGCAGCGCTCACGAGGTGCAGAGGTTCCACAG GGATGCCGACGAGACCAAGGAGTGGATCGAGGAGAAGAATCAGGCCCTGAACACCGACAATTACGGCCATGACCTGGCCAGCGTGCAGGCTCTCCAGCGCAAACACGAGGGCTTCGAGAGAGACCTGGCCGCTCTGGGAGACAAG GTGAACTCCCTGGGCGAGACGGCGGAGCGGCTGATCCAGTCACACCCAGAGGCAGTGGATGACATCCAGGAGAAGTGCACGGAGCTGAACGCGGCCTGGAGCAGCCTGGTGGGCCGAGCCGACCAGCGCAAGGCCAAGCTGGGCAGCTCCCACGACCTGCAGCGGTTCCTCAGCGATTTCAG GGACCTGATGTCCTGGATCAATGGGATTCGGGGGCTGGTGTCGTCGGATGAGCTAGCCAAGGACGTGACGGGAGCAGAGGCTCTGCTGGAGAGGCACCAG GAGCACCGCACAGAGATTGACGCCCGCGCCGGAACTTTCCAAGCCTTCGAACAGTTCGGCCAGCAGCTGCTGGCACGCGGCCACTTTGCCAGCCCTGAGATACAGGAGAAGCTGGAGGCATTGGATCGTGAGCGGGCCGACCTGGAGAAGGCCTGGGTGCAGAGGCGCATGATGCTGGACCAGTGCCTGGAGCTGCAG TTGTTCAACCGCGACTGCGAGCAGGCTGAGAACTGGATGGCAGCCCGCGAGGCCTTCCTGGCGAGCGATGACAAGGGCGACTCCCTGGACAGCGTGGAGGCGCTCATCAAGAAGCACGAGGACTTCGACAAGGCCATCAACGTGCAGGAGGAGAAGATCGCAGCCTTGCAGTCGTTCGCTGACCAGCTCATTGGGGCCGACCACTACTCCAAGCCAGAGATATCGGCTCGCCGGAATGAGGTCTTGGACAG GTGGCGCCGGCTGAAGGCCAAGATGATTGAAAAGCGCTCCAAGCTGGGCGAGTCGCAGACCCTGCAGCAGTTCAGCCGCGACGTGGATGAGATCGAGGCCTGGATCAGCGAGAAGCTGCAGACCGCCACCGACGAGTCCTACAAGGATCCCACCAACATCCAG AGCAAACACCAGAAGCACCAGGCCTTTGAGGCGGAGCTGCACGCCAACGCTGACCGCATCCGTGGGGTGATTGACATGGGCAACTCACTCATCCAGAGGGGGGCCTGTGCAGGGAGCGAGGACGCTGTCAAG GTGCGGCTCAGTGCCCTGGATGACCAGTGGCAGTTCCTGGTGAATAAGTCTGCAGAGAAGAGCCAGAAGCTGAAGGAGGCCAACAAGCAGCAGAACTTCAACACAGGCATCAAGGACTTTGACTTCTGGCTCTCTGAG GTGGAGGCTCTGCTTGCCTCTGAGGATTATGGGAAGGACTTGGCCTCTGTCAACAACCTGCTGAAAAAACACCAGCTTCTGGAGGCTGACATCTCTGCCCACGAG GACCGCCTGAAGGACCTGAATGGTCAGGCTGACAGCCTGATGGCCAGCAACGCATTTGACACCTCCCAGGTGAAGGACAAGCGTGACGCGGTCAACGGACGCTTCGGCAAGATCAAGAGCATGGCTGCTGGCCGCCGTGCCAAGCTCAATGAGTCGCATCGGCTGCACCAGTTCTTCAGGGACCTGGACGATGAGGAATCCTGGATCAA GGAGAAGAAGCTACTGGTAAGCTCTGAAGACTATGGCCGTGATCTGACAGGTGTGCAGAACCTGAGGAAGAAACACAAGAGGCTTGAGGCAGAGCTGGGTGCCCACGAGCCAGCCATACAG TCTGTGCTTGACACTGGTAAGAAGCTTTCGGACGACAACACCATTGGCCAGGAGGAGATACAGCAGAGGCTGGCTCAGTTTGTGGAGCACTGGAAGGAGCTGAAGGACCTGGCAGCTGCTCG AGGACAGAGGTTAGAGGAGTCGTTGGAGTATCAGCAGTTTGTGGCCAacgtggaggaggaagaggccTGGATCAATGAGAAGCTGAACTTGGTGGGAAGTGAAGATTATGGGGACACTTTGGCCGCTGTGCAG GGCTTGCTGAAGAAACATGAGGCATTTGAAACGGACTTCACCGTGCACAGGGACAGGGTGAGCGACGTGTGCTCCAACGGAGATGAGCTCATCAGCAAG AACAACCACCATGTGGACAACATCAGTGCCAAGATGAAGGCCCTGCGTGGTAAAGTGTCCGAGCTGGAGAGGGCGGCCGCCCAGAGGAAAACCAAGCTGGATGAGAACTCTGCCTTCCTGCAGTTCAACTGGAAGGCCGACGTGGTGGAGTCTTGGATCG GCGAGAAAGAGAACAGCCTGAAGACCGACGATTACGGCAGAGACCTCTCTTCCGTCCAGACGCTGCTAACTAAGCAG GAAACGTTCGACGCCGGGCTGCAGGCCTTCCAGCAGGAGGGCATCACCAACATCACGGCACTCAAGGACCAGCTGTTGGCGGCCAAGCATGTGCAGTCACGCGCCATCGAGGCCCGTCATGCAGCCCTCATGAAGCGCTGGAACCAGCTGCTCGCCAACTCGGCCGACCGCAAGAAGAAGCTGTTGGAGGCCCAGAAGCACTTCAGGAAG GTTGAGGACCTTTTCTTGACCTTTGCTAAGAAAGCCTCAGCCTTCAACAGCTGGTTCGAGAATGCAGAGGAGGACCTGACTGACCCAGTTCGCTGTAACTCCCTGGAGGAGATCCGGGCTCTCCGTGATGCCCATGAGGccttccgctcctcgctcagcTCCGCCGAGGCTGACTTCAGCCAGCTGGCTGAGCTGGACCGGCAGATCAAGAGCTACCAGGTGATGTCCAACCCCTATACCTGGTTCACCATGGAGGCTCTGGAAGAAACCTGGAGGAACCTGCAGAAGATCATCAAG GAGCGGGAGCTGGAGCTGCAGAAGGAGCAGCGGCGCCAGGAGGAGAATGACAAACTGCGGCAGGAGTTTGCGCAACACGCCAACGCCTTCCACCAGTGGCTGCAGGAGACCAG GACATATCTTCTGGATGG GTCCTGCATGGTGGAGGAATCGGGGACCCTGGAATCCCAGCTGGAAGCAACTAAG CGCAAGCACCAGGAGATCCGGGCTATGCGCAGCCAGCTCAAGAAGATTGAGGACCTGGGGGCGGCCATGGAGGAGGCCCTGATCCTGGATAACAAGTACACAGAGCACAGCACGGTGGGGTTGGCGCAGCAGTGGGACCAGCTGGACCAGCTGGGTATGAGGATGCAGCACAACCTGGAGCAGCAGATCCAGGCCAG GAACACCACAGGTGTGACAGAGGAGGCCCTGAAGGAATTCAGCATGATGTTCAA GCATTTCGACAAGGACAAGTCGGGCCGTCTCAACCACCAGGAGTTCAAGTCCTGCCTGCGTTCCCTGGGCTACGACCTGCCCATGGTGGAGGAGGGGGAACCCGACCCGGAGTTCGAGGCCATCCTGGATACTGTCGACCCCAACAG GGATGGTCACGTGTCCCTGCAAGAGTACATGGCCTTTATGATCAGCCGGGAGACGGAGAACGTCAAGTCCAGCGAGGAGATCGAGAGTGCCTTCCGGGCCCTTAGTGCTGAGAACAAGCCCTACGTGACCAAGGAGGAACTGTACCAG AACCTGACCAAGGAACAGGCAGACTACTGCATCTCGCACATGAAGCCGTACATGGACAGCAAGGGCCGCGAGCTGCCCTCCGCCTTCGATTTTGTGGAGTTCACCCGCTCACTCTTCGTCAATTAG